A genomic segment from Terriglobales bacterium encodes:
- a CDS encoding FAD-dependent thymidylate synthase: MSHPKVAPETMSETPSHSPEIEVFAVHGADPEVLAYAMAKYSRSALSMKESLKELNEQKAEKFLNTFYFQYGHRSIADLAHVAMAIEKLSLLAAIALVDEQRWDGQERSTRYQDYKKASYYVPNFGEDLDALHQYRAEIDALFAAYELVSEDVFRYLCSITPRPEDMKQEAYDRTLRARAFDVSRYLLPLATNTSLGQIVNARTLENQVSRLLSDEHQEIRHLGDLLKNAAKGPAWNVNDARVRSLIEGAKDQEFADKARGVLLRDVRVSPTLVKYAEPNSYQMETRQALRQAAAELMKNAAIEKAPLVDLLEDEPLEIELATTLLYEHCHYSYRQLRTTVESLSAARRDEIVALGTAHRGRHDELLRAFCVGQKFRFDILQDIGGFRDMHRHRRCTQIGQGFTTAHGYDTPEEVIAAGAQRTYDDAMQRAAAASRKYAGTEPAEYVIPLAYRKRTLFKMDFAEVVYISELRTKPEGHISYRRVSYAMYEAVAKRYPALAGMFRVKDISEPVDLLKR; encoded by the coding sequence ATGTCCCACCCAAAGGTCGCCCCCGAGACTATGTCTGAAACACCGTCGCATTCTCCTGAAATCGAAGTATTTGCCGTGCATGGCGCTGACCCGGAAGTGCTGGCGTATGCCATGGCAAAGTATTCACGCTCGGCGCTCTCGATGAAGGAGTCGCTTAAGGAACTGAACGAGCAAAAAGCGGAAAAATTCCTTAATACTTTCTACTTCCAATATGGCCATCGGTCGATCGCCGACCTCGCTCACGTCGCCATGGCGATCGAGAAGCTCTCGCTGTTGGCAGCCATTGCGCTCGTCGATGAGCAGCGCTGGGACGGGCAGGAGCGCTCGACGCGCTATCAGGACTACAAGAAAGCCAGCTATTACGTTCCAAATTTCGGCGAAGACCTGGATGCCCTGCACCAGTATCGTGCGGAGATCGACGCCCTATTCGCGGCGTATGAGTTGGTGTCGGAAGACGTGTTCCGCTATCTCTGTTCGATTACGCCGCGTCCGGAGGACATGAAGCAGGAAGCGTACGACCGGACTTTGCGGGCAAGGGCTTTTGACGTGTCGCGTTACCTGCTGCCGTTGGCGACGAATACGTCACTCGGCCAGATCGTGAATGCGCGCACGCTGGAGAACCAGGTGTCGCGGCTGCTGTCGGATGAGCATCAGGAGATCCGGCATCTGGGCGACCTGCTGAAGAACGCCGCGAAGGGCCCGGCGTGGAATGTAAATGATGCACGGGTACGGTCGTTGATTGAGGGCGCCAAGGACCAGGAGTTCGCCGACAAGGCGCGCGGGGTCTTGCTGCGGGATGTGAGGGTGTCGCCGACCCTGGTGAAGTATGCCGAACCGAATTCATACCAGATGGAAACGCGGCAAGCACTACGGCAGGCGGCAGCGGAGTTGATGAAGAATGCGGCGATCGAGAAGGCGCCGCTCGTGGATCTGCTGGAAGATGAGCCGCTCGAAATCGAACTGGCAACCACGCTGCTTTATGAGCACTGTCATTATTCTTACCGGCAGCTTCGGACGACCGTGGAGTCGTTGAGCGCGGCCAGGCGTGACGAGATCGTGGCGCTGGGAACGGCGCATCGCGGACGCCATGACGAACTGCTTCGAGCGTTCTGCGTGGGACAGAAGTTCCGGTTCGACATCCTTCAGGACATTGGCGGGTTCCGCGACATGCACAGGCACCGCCGCTGCACGCAGATCGGACAGGGCTTCACGACCGCACACGGATACGACACTCCGGAAGAGGTGATTGCGGCGGGCGCGCAGAGAACCTACGACGATGCGATGCAGCGTGCGGCCGCGGCTTCGCGCAAGTACGCAGGAACGGAACCGGCGGAGTACGTGATTCCGCTGGCGTATCGAAAGCGCACGCTCTTCAAGATGGACTTCGCCGAAGTGGTTTATATCTCGGAGCTGAGAACGAAGCCGGAAGGCCATATCTCTTATCGCCGGGTGTCTTACGCGATGTATGAGGCGGTCGCAAAACGC